From Peromyscus eremicus chromosome 3, PerEre_H2_v1, whole genome shotgun sequence, one genomic window encodes:
- the LOC131905820 gene encoding DNA-directed RNA polymerases I, II, and III subunit RPABC4-like produces MDTQKDVQPPKQQPMVYICGECHTENEIKSRDSIRCRECGYRIMYKKRTKRLVVFDAR; encoded by the coding sequence ATGGACACTCAGAAAGACGTTCAGCCCCCAAAGCAGCAGCCGATGGTATATATTTGTGGAGAGTGTCACACCGAAAATGAAATAAAGTCCAGGGATTCAATCAGATGCAGAGAATGTGGATACAGAATAATGTACAAGAAGAGGACTAAAAGATTGGTGGTCTTTGATGCTCGATGA